The following proteins are encoded in a genomic region of Roseinatronobacter sp. S2:
- a CDS encoding Tex family protein, with product MTAPQIAARIATDVNARPQQVQAAIALLDEGATVPFIARYRKEVTGGLDDTQLRLLAERLTYLRELEDRRTTIVKSISEQGKLTDDLARALAGADTKATLEDLYLPYKPKRRTKAMIARENGLEPLLDAILTERRDPQALASAYVSDAVPDTKAALTGARDILAERLSEDAALLGRLRDHMRSNGAITATVADGKEAEGAKFSDYFAHSEALKTCPSHRALAMLRGRNEGFLHLDLTLQDTAPVERMVRATVGIGGSGAADDWLATACDWTWRIKLKLSLSIDLMAELRERAEEEAIRVFARNLHDLLLAAPAGNRVTLGIDPGIRTGCKVAVVDGTGKLLDTATIYPFQPKNDLRGAQATLAALIARHKVALIAIGNGTASRESERMVTDLLAQLPGSAKPAKVVVSEAGASVYSASALASAEFPDLDVSLRGAVSIARRLQDPLAELVKIDPKSIGVGQYQHDVNQSRLARMLDAVVEDAVNAVGVDLNTASPPLLARVSGLGQTLAEAIVAHRDGAGPFKTRKELLKVARLGPKAFEQAAGFLRIRDGAEPLDASSVHPEAYALARRIVKATGKDLTALMAAPSVLRSLEPADFVDDSFGLPTVRDILSELEKPGRDPRPEFKTASFADGIDTITDLRPGMSLEGTVTNVAAFGAFVDIGVHQDGLVHVSQLADRFVKDPHEVVKTGDVVRVRVVDIDVPRKRIGLTMRKDGASDAAAAAPATSRDARRDNTKPAAKSQGKPQAKPQPKADTAPQMGGLGAALQAAMKKR from the coding sequence ATGACCGCCCCCCAGATCGCCGCCCGCATTGCAACAGATGTCAACGCCCGCCCGCAACAGGTGCAGGCCGCTATCGCGCTACTGGACGAAGGGGCCACAGTTCCCTTCATCGCACGCTATCGCAAGGAAGTGACCGGCGGGCTGGATGACACGCAACTGCGCCTGCTGGCAGAACGCCTGACCTATCTGCGCGAGCTGGAAGACCGGCGCACCACAATCGTCAAATCCATATCCGAGCAGGGCAAGCTGACCGATGATCTGGCGCGCGCGCTTGCAGGGGCCGACACCAAGGCCACGCTTGAAGACCTGTATCTGCCCTATAAACCCAAGCGCCGCACAAAAGCGATGATCGCGCGCGAAAACGGGCTGGAACCCCTGCTGGATGCCATCCTGACCGAACGGCGCGACCCACAGGCACTGGCGAGCGCCTATGTGTCTGACGCTGTCCCCGACACCAAGGCCGCGCTGACCGGCGCGCGCGACATTCTGGCCGAACGCCTGTCGGAAGATGCCGCATTGCTGGGCCGTTTGCGCGACCATATGCGCAGCAACGGCGCAATTACCGCCACTGTCGCGGATGGCAAGGAAGCCGAGGGCGCGAAGTTCAGCGATTATTTTGCGCATTCCGAAGCGTTGAAAACCTGCCCAAGCCACCGCGCCCTTGCCATGCTGCGCGGCCGCAACGAAGGATTCCTGCATCTTGACCTGACATTGCAAGACACCGCGCCCGTTGAACGCATGGTGCGCGCAACTGTGGGTATTGGCGGCAGTGGCGCGGCGGACGACTGGCTGGCCACCGCCTGCGACTGGACATGGCGCATCAAGCTGAAACTGTCGCTAAGCATTGACCTGATGGCCGAATTGCGCGAACGCGCCGAAGAAGAGGCCATTCGCGTTTTCGCGCGCAACCTGCACGACCTGTTACTGGCCGCCCCTGCGGGCAACCGTGTGACGCTGGGCATTGATCCGGGCATTCGCACCGGCTGCAAGGTTGCAGTGGTGGACGGGACAGGCAAATTGCTGGACACAGCAACAATCTATCCGTTCCAGCCCAAGAATGACCTGCGCGGCGCACAGGCCACGCTGGCTGCATTGATAGCCCGCCACAAGGTCGCCTTGATCGCCATCGGCAACGGCACGGCCAGCCGCGAAAGCGAACGCATGGTCACGGATTTGCTGGCGCAGCTTCCGGGCAGCGCGAAACCGGCCAAAGTGGTGGTGTCGGAAGCGGGCGCATCGGTCTATTCGGCATCTGCGCTGGCCTCGGCGGAATTTCCTGATCTGGATGTCAGTTTGCGCGGCGCTGTGTCCATTGCACGGCGCTTACAGGACCCGCTGGCCGAACTGGTCAAGATTGACCCCAAAAGCATTGGCGTGGGCCAGTATCAGCATGATGTGAACCAGTCCCGCCTTGCGCGGATGCTGGATGCCGTGGTCGAAGATGCAGTGAACGCAGTCGGTGTGGACCTGAACACCGCATCCCCGCCCCTGCTGGCGCGGGTGTCGGGGCTGGGGCAAACACTGGCCGAAGCCATTGTGGCGCACCGCGATGGAGCAGGCCCGTTCAAAACCCGCAAGGAATTGCTGAAGGTTGCGCGCCTTGGCCCGAAAGCCTTTGAACAGGCGGCGGGGTTCTTGCGCATCCGCGACGGGGCCGAACCGCTGGACGCTTCATCTGTCCACCCGGAAGCCTATGCACTGGCGCGGCGCATCGTCAAGGCAACCGGCAAGGACCTGACTGCACTGATGGCCGCACCGTCCGTTCTGCGGTCACTGGAACCGGCGGATTTTGTCGATGACAGTTTCGGCCTGCCCACCGTCCGCGACATTCTGAGCGAGCTGGAAAAACCCGGACGCGACCCGCGCCCTGAATTCAAGACCGCCAGTTTCGCCGACGGGATAGACACCATCACCGATCTGCGGCCCGGCATGTCACTGGAAGGCACGGTCACCAATGTCGCGGCCTTCGGGGCATTTGTCGATATTGGCGTGCATCAGGACGGGCTGGTGCATGTCAGCCAACTGGCCGACCGTTTTGTAAAAGACCCCCATGAGGTGGTGAAAACCGGCGATGTGGTGCGCGTGCGGGTGGTGGACATAGACGTGCCGCGCAAACGCATCGGCTTGACAATGCGCAAGGATGGCGCGTCGGATGCTGCGGCCGCTGCCCCTGCTACCTCACGCGATGCGCGCCGCGACAACACCAAACCCGCCGCGAAATCGCAAGGAAAGCCACAGGCTAAACCACAGCCCAAGGCAGACACCGCGCCCCAGATGGGCGGTCTTGGCGCGGCGCTACAGGCCGCGATGAAGAAACGCTAG
- a CDS encoding TetR/AcrR family transcriptional regulator, giving the protein MTTHKIRQGRKIGQVLEGARQVFIEMGYERANVDEIARVAGVSKATLYSYFPDKRQLFTEVYQTEILNLADEALDLLTPDAPPRQALHATALRLIGYLMSDFGIAMFRICVSEAPRFPEIGRAFYENGPELGRARLGAYFRQAVARGTLAIDDIDLAADQFFQLCQTTLCDRMLCGVQADVNDAEIARVADGAVDMFLARYAAPP; this is encoded by the coding sequence GTGACAACACACAAGATCAGGCAAGGCCGCAAAATCGGGCAGGTTCTGGAAGGTGCGCGGCAGGTTTTCATCGAAATGGGCTATGAACGCGCAAATGTCGATGAAATTGCGCGGGTTGCGGGCGTATCAAAGGCCACGCTTTACAGCTATTTCCCTGACAAACGACAGCTTTTCACCGAAGTCTATCAGACTGAAATTCTGAACCTTGCCGATGAGGCGCTTGACCTGCTGACCCCAGATGCCCCGCCCCGACAGGCATTGCATGCCACGGCACTGCGCCTGATCGGCTATCTGATGTCGGATTTCGGCATTGCCATGTTCCGCATCTGCGTGTCCGAAGCGCCGCGCTTTCCCGAAATCGGGCGGGCGTTTTATGAAAACGGGCCGGAACTGGGGCGCGCGCGACTCGGGGCCTATTTCCGGCAGGCAGTGGCGCGCGGCACGCTGGCCATTGATGATATCGACCTTGCCGCCGACCAGTTCTTTCAGTTGTGCCAGACAACCCTTTGCGACCGCATGCTGTGCGGCGTGCAGGCAGACGTGAATGATGCAGAAATTGCGCGCGTCGCCGACGGGGCGGTCGATATGTTTCTGGCCCGCTATGCCGCGCCCCCCTGA
- a CDS encoding AEC family transporter has translation MVEIFLKTLPFFALIGVGFGAGRSGFFPAQATAYLTKFVFYFALSAMLFGFAANLSFADLLDMQAAGAYLLACAVVYGVVMLVAFARRAKLDTATIEAHCAIIGNTGFLGVPMLVVLLGEASVKTVLLVLTIDLIVFSSLFTVLITFARGGGVDWRLPARLFGAVLRNPMVVAMALGLTWSATGWQVPMPVNDFLTLLGAAATPCALFAIGASLADKKLERLQIVSWLSFAKLFLHPAAVAVAALGLFSVDPYVAGVLIAAAALPVAGNVFILAQHYQAGPARVSATILVSTLISIATVPVVIAWVTGF, from the coding sequence ATGGTCGAAATATTTCTGAAAACACTGCCATTCTTTGCCCTGATCGGTGTGGGCTTTGGTGCGGGGCGGTCCGGGTTCTTTCCGGCGCAGGCCACGGCCTATCTGACCAAGTTCGTCTTTTACTTTGCGCTGTCGGCCATGCTGTTCGGGTTTGCCGCCAATCTTAGTTTTGCCGACTTGCTGGATATGCAGGCAGCGGGTGCGTATCTGCTGGCCTGTGCGGTGGTGTATGGGGTGGTCATGCTGGTCGCGTTCGCGCGGCGCGCGAAACTTGACACCGCCACCATTGAGGCCCATTGCGCCATTATTGGCAATACCGGCTTTTTGGGCGTGCCGATGCTGGTGGTCCTGCTGGGCGAGGCATCGGTCAAGACCGTGTTGCTGGTGCTGACCATCGACCTGATCGTGTTTTCATCGCTGTTTACAGTGCTGATTACCTTCGCGCGGGGCGGCGGTGTGGACTGGCGCCTGCCTGCGCGACTGTTCGGGGCGGTGTTGCGCAACCCGATGGTTGTGGCCATGGCGCTGGGGCTGACATGGTCGGCAACAGGGTGGCAGGTGCCCATGCCGGTCAATGACTTCCTGACACTTCTGGGGGCTGCGGCGACACCTTGCGCGCTGTTTGCGATCGGGGCGTCGCTTGCGGACAAGAAGCTGGAGCGGTTGCAGATTGTGTCCTGGCTGTCCTTTGCCAAACTGTTCTTGCATCCCGCTGCCGTGGCCGTGGCCGCGCTGGGCCTGTTTTCAGTGGACCCCTATGTTGCAGGCGTCCTGATTGCGGCGGCTGCCCTGCCGGTTGCAGGCAATGTCTTTATTCTGGCGCAGCATTATCAGGCAGGTCCAGCGCGGGTTTCAGCCACGATTCTGGTGTCCACACTGATCAGCATTGCCACCGTGCCTGTCGTGATTGCATGGGTCACCGGCTTCTGA
- the fghA gene encoding S-formylglutathione hydrolase: protein METVSENACFGGVQGVYRHASGALGCDMTFGLFLPAEARLHPVPVLWYLSGLTCTHENAMNKAGAQAHAAAHGLALVFPDTSPRGEGVADDDAFDLGQGAGFYVNATQDPWARHYRMWDYITDELPRVLMGNFALEEDRQAITGHSMGGHGALSMAMHLPGRFASVSAFAPIANPTASDWGRKQFAAYLGPDESAWAAHDSSLLMMEHGFRGEVLIDQGASDQFLDLLRPEALAHAMAARRQSGTFRMQAGYDHSYFFVSSFMGEHVAFHAKALAQ from the coding sequence ATGGAAACGGTTTCTGAAAACGCCTGTTTCGGGGGCGTGCAGGGTGTATATCGGCACGCATCGGGGGCATTGGGGTGTGACATGACCTTCGGGTTGTTCCTGCCTGCCGAAGCGCGGCTGCATCCGGTGCCGGTGCTGTGGTATCTGTCGGGCCTGACCTGCACGCATGAAAACGCGATGAACAAGGCGGGCGCGCAGGCCCATGCCGCAGCGCATGGTCTGGCGCTGGTGTTTCCCGACACGTCCCCGCGCGGGGAGGGCGTGGCCGATGATGATGCCTTTGATCTGGGGCAGGGCGCGGGCTTTTATGTCAATGCCACACAAGACCCGTGGGCCAGACACTACCGCATGTGGGATTACATCACGGATGAATTGCCGCGTGTCCTGATGGGCAATTTCGCGCTGGAAGAAGACCGTCAGGCCATCACCGGCCATTCGATGGGCGGGCATGGCGCGCTGAGCATGGCCATGCATCTGCCGGGGCGCTTTGCGTCCGTGTCGGCCTTCGCGCCCATTGCCAACCCGACCGCCAGCGACTGGGGGCGCAAGCAGTTCGCGGCCTATCTGGGGCCGGATGAAAGCGCATGGGCCGCACATGATTCCAGCCTGCTGATGATGGAGCACGGGTTTCGGGGCGAGGTGCTGATAGATCAGGGCGCGTCCGATCAGTTTCTGGACCTGCTGCGCCCCGAAGCGCTGGCCCATGCCATGGCCGCGCGCCGCCAGTCCGGCACGTTCCGCATGCAGGCGGGGTATGATCACAGCTATTTCTTTGTTTCCAGTTTCATGGGCGAACATGTCGCCTTTCACGCGAAGGCGCTTGCACAATGA
- a CDS encoding HAD family phosphatase, whose translation MTRDIHAVVFDIGNVLIGWNPEQFYDGLIGQDRRKALFSQVDLDGMNARIDRGAPFHATVLGMIDDHPDWKREIMIWHDRWIDMITPVIAPSVQILRNLRAQSVPVYALSNFGDDTFTMAQEKYEFLHEFDRAFISGRLGVMKPEARIYQIVEDETGVAPENLFFIDDRADNIEAALSRGWAGHVFQSADGLKDTLAQLGLPN comes from the coding sequence ATGACGCGCGATATTCACGCTGTGGTGTTTGACATCGGCAATGTCCTGATCGGCTGGAACCCTGAACAGTTCTATGATGGGCTTATCGGGCAGGACCGGCGCAAGGCGCTGTTCTCACAGGTTGATCTGGACGGTATGAACGCCCGCATCGACCGTGGCGCGCCGTTTCATGCAACCGTTTTGGGCATGATTGACGACCACCCCGACTGGAAGCGCGAGATCATGATCTGGCATGACCGCTGGATTGACATGATCACGCCGGTTATCGCCCCATCTGTGCAGATACTGCGCAATCTGCGCGCGCAATCGGTTCCGGTTTATGCCTTGTCGAATTTCGGCGATGATACATTCACAATGGCGCAGGAAAAATATGAATTTCTGCATGAATTTGATCGCGCCTTTATTTCCGGCCGCCTGGGTGTAATGAAACCCGAAGCGCGCATATATCAGATAGTGGAAGATGAAACCGGTGTCGCGCCGGAAAACCTGTTCTTTATTGACGATCGTGCAGACAATATTGAAGCCGCTTTGTCGCGCGGTTGGGCGGGGCATGTGTTCCAGTCCGCCGATGGGCTGAAAGACACGCTTGCGCAGCTTGGGTTGCCAAACTGA
- a CDS encoding ornithine cyclodeaminase family protein — protein MTFPIISADIEPHLNWRELTAAFEQAHRLPKAEISDSFLYRRGDTLLSRAAWIDGMGALVKTASIFPENPSQGLPSVNGGVSLYSDTDGTLQAVVDFHLVTKWKTAGDSLLAAHYLARPESRNITLVGSGAVARSMHSAYRAIFPDANFTIWSRRFNTAAELAADLPDAVAAQDLEQAVAQADIICTATMSTTPVIRGEWLKPGQHLDLIGAYRPDMREVDDIALQRAALFVDSRDTTLDHIGELKDPLSRGAIKRDDILADYYDISKGEFKRPSADAITICKNGGGAHLDLMTSQYILSKWQTHTPDR, from the coding sequence ATGACATTTCCCATCATTTCTGCGGATATTGAACCGCATCTGAACTGGCGAGAGCTGACAGCCGCGTTTGAACAGGCGCATCGGCTGCCAAAAGCGGAAATCAGCGACAGTTTTCTGTACCGGCGTGGTGATACGCTGTTGTCGCGCGCGGCATGGATTGACGGGATGGGGGCCTTGGTGAAAACCGCGTCAATCTTTCCCGAAAATCCGTCGCAAGGGCTGCCTTCGGTAAATGGCGGTGTGTCGCTTTATTCCGATACAGACGGCACATTGCAGGCGGTGGTTGATTTTCATCTGGTCACAAAGTGGAAGACCGCAGGCGACAGTTTGCTGGCGGCGCACTATCTGGCGCGCCCCGAAAGCCGTAACATTACCCTTGTGGGGTCCGGCGCTGTCGCGCGCAGCATGCATTCCGCCTATCGCGCGATTTTTCCAGACGCGAATTTCACAATCTGGAGTCGCCGTTTCAACACTGCGGCAGAATTGGCGGCGGATCTGCCAGATGCCGTGGCCGCGCAGGATCTGGAACAAGCGGTCGCACAGGCTGACATAATCTGCACCGCCACCATGAGCACAACGCCGGTTATTCGTGGCGAGTGGTTGAAACCGGGCCAGCATCTGGACCTGATCGGGGCCTATCGTCCTGATATGCGCGAGGTGGATGACATCGCCTTGCAGCGCGCAGCCCTGTTTGTCGACAGCCGCGATACCACGCTGGACCATATCGGGGAATTGAAAGACCCGCTGTCGCGCGGAGCAATTAAGCGTGATGATATTCTTGCGGATTATTATGATATTTCCAAAGGTGAATTTAAAAGGCCATCCGCAGATGCAATCACGATTTGCAAAAATGGCGGTGGTGCGCATCTGGACCTGATGACAAGTCAGTATATATTGTCCAAATGGCAGACGCACACACCAGATCGTTAA
- a CDS encoding H-NS histone family protein — protein sequence MIDLNTLSLADLKKLQKDVSKAIDSFQDRERKAAIAELEVVAKERGFTLAQLLDETSVKPRKPVEPKYANPANPSETWSGRGRKPRWVVAALDAGKSLDDLAI from the coding sequence ATGATTGACCTGAACACACTTTCATTGGCCGACCTGAAAAAATTGCAGAAAGATGTCAGCAAGGCTATCGACAGCTTCCAGGACCGTGAGCGTAAGGCAGCAATTGCCGAGCTGGAAGTTGTTGCAAAGGAACGTGGCTTTACGCTGGCGCAGTTGTTGGACGAAACATCGGTAAAACCACGCAAGCCGGTTGAACCGAAATATGCCAACCCTGCGAATCCTTCGGAAACCTGGTCTGGCCGTGGGCGTAAACCGCGCTGGGTTGTGGCCGCGTTGGATGCCGGAAAAAGCCTTGATGATCTGGCTATCTGA
- a CDS encoding YihY/virulence factor BrkB family protein — protein MVDFYTIMSDRNIGLISAGVAFFTLLAVFPAIAAFISLFGIFSDPLALQHQLSLIQDLVPPAAFTLLENQIMRLVWSNDGTLGWAGLLSTLIALFLARQGVDAMLRGMNAIYGSRRRTGPRHLLAVAVITLGMVLAGIVALLALLVLPVVLAIFPLAGLNALLVEVSRWSVTFGLVALWLWVFYRIGPVRNRGSYASIKPGLALAMILWILVSVGFSYFLSNFGRYNEVYGSLGAVVALLMWFYLSAYVVLLGGVLNAMIDKGRQAAPPLAPSPMSDENDPQATG, from the coding sequence TTGGTTGATTTTTATACGATAATGTCCGACCGGAATATCGGGCTTATATCGGCAGGGGTCGCATTTTTTACCTTGTTGGCGGTGTTTCCCGCTATTGCGGCCTTTATTTCCCTGTTTGGTATTTTTTCAGATCCGCTTGCCCTGCAACATCAGCTATCGCTGATACAGGATCTGGTGCCGCCTGCGGCTTTTACCTTGCTGGAAAACCAGATCATGCGTCTGGTGTGGTCCAATGATGGTACATTGGGCTGGGCTGGTCTGTTGTCCACATTGATTGCATTGTTTCTGGCGCGTCAGGGTGTGGATGCAATGCTGCGGGGAATGAATGCCATTTATGGCAGTCGGCGGCGCACCGGCCCAAGGCACTTGCTGGCGGTGGCTGTTATCACGCTGGGGATGGTGCTTGCGGGGATTGTGGCCCTGCTTGCACTGCTGGTGCTGCCGGTGGTGCTGGCCATCTTCCCTTTGGCCGGACTGAATGCGCTGCTGGTCGAAGTGTCGCGCTGGTCGGTCACGTTCGGACTGGTGGCGTTGTGGTTATGGGTGTTTTACCGCATTGGTCCGGTGCGCAATCGTGGCAGCTATGCCAGCATCAAACCCGGACTTGCGCTTGCGATGATCCTTTGGATTCTGGTGTCAGTCGGGTTTTCCTACTTCCTGTCCAATTTTGGCCGCTACAACGAAGTATACGGATCACTTGGGGCGGTGGTCGCGTTGTTGATGTGGTTCTACCTGTCGGCCTATGTGGTGTTGCTGGGTGGCGTGCTGAACGCCATGATCGACAAGGGGCGCCAGGCCGCGCCGCCCCTTGCGCCTAGCCCCATGTCGGATGAAAACGACCCGCAGGCGACAGGGTAA
- the map gene encoding type I methionyl aminopeptidase: MDELHKGHVTKDGIRIHEPADFAGMNKAGQLAAKILDDIAQHIFPGQTTGAIDAMITEMVNSAGATSATIGYRGYQHASCISVNHVVCHGIPGAPIPMSKDETISKDPEKRRGDDVLKDGDILNIDVTVVVDGWFGDTSRMYAAGKLPRRAERLIQVTYDALMLGIEAVRPGNTFGDIGHAIQSYVESQRMAVVRDFCGHGLGRVFHSPPNVLHYGRAGSGPKLQEGMFFTIEPMVNLGRAETVVLADDWTAITRDKMLSAQFEHSIGVTESGFEIFTLSPAGRFHPTWG, from the coding sequence TTGGACGAGTTACACAAAGGCCACGTTACGAAAGATGGCATTCGCATTCATGAACCGGCAGATTTTGCCGGAATGAACAAAGCCGGACAGCTTGCCGCCAAAATACTGGACGATATTGCACAGCATATCTTTCCCGGACAAACCACCGGCGCGATTGATGCAATGATCACCGAAATGGTAAATTCTGCGGGCGCTACATCTGCGACAATCGGCTATCGGGGCTATCAGCACGCCAGTTGCATTTCGGTCAACCATGTTGTCTGCCACGGCATTCCCGGCGCACCCATCCCCATGAGCAAGGATGAAACCATTTCCAAAGACCCCGAAAAGCGCCGCGGCGATGATGTTCTGAAGGATGGCGACATTCTGAACATTGATGTCACGGTTGTTGTGGACGGGTGGTTCGGGGACACTTCGCGCATGTATGCGGCGGGCAAACTGCCACGGCGGGCCGAACGGCTGATCCAGGTTACATATGATGCGCTGATGCTTGGCATAGAAGCAGTGCGGCCGGGCAATACCTTTGGCGATATCGGGCATGCCATCCAGTCCTATGTCGAAAGCCAGCGCATGGCCGTGGTGCGCGATTTCTGCGGGCACGGGTTGGGGCGGGTGTTTCATTCCCCGCCCAATGTCCTGCATTACGGGCGCGCGGGAAGTGGCCCCAAGCTGCAAGAAGGCATGTTCTTTACCATTGAACCCATGGTCAATCTGGGGCGCGCGGAAACAGTGGTTCTGGCCGATGACTGGACCGCAATCACGCGCGACAAGATGCTGTCTGCACAGTTCGAGCATTCGATCGGTGTGACGGAAAGCGGGTTTGAAATATTTACCCTGTCGCCTGCGGGTCGTTTTCATCCGACATGGGGCTAG